In the Balaenoptera ricei isolate mBalRic1 chromosome 1, mBalRic1.hap2, whole genome shotgun sequence genome, GGTGAAGTCATATCTAGGGTCTCTGTTCTTTTCATAGTCTCTCCTCAAATCCAGTCTCCTTGCCCTTTTTATATTTCCAGTCTTTCCCTttcaggcacttttttttttctgttttttctctaatATACTAGTCTCTAGTCCAAAAAGTGGCCTTCATTAAATAGCAGTAAACAAGGTCTAGACAGAAATAAATACTTAATTGTTTGGATCAATTCTTTTCCCTTAGTGTGCCATGTCTTCTTGGCTTGCATCTTTTTACTCTAATTAAGGAGCCTGGCCCAGCTCTTTCTTCCCTCATTTTTCGCTTTGCCCATGGGCACCGCAGTAATTTGTCTTTCAAACCTCAGTGGTTTTTGTTTGAGAAGCAGAGTGCTATTATAGAGCACTGCACTAAAGACCTGAATTCTACTGCTAGCTCCattttgtgatcttgggcaggtcagcctctctaaacttcagttttctaatctgtaaagaGACGACGGgaactcccctggtggtccagtggtaagatcccgcatgccgcgtggtgcggccaaaaaaaaaaaaaaagatgacattaCCTGTTTAATCAGTTTCATAGGATAATGATTAGGATCATGGATATGAAAATGCTATCTAAAGTCTAATGTGCCATTTTAGTAAAGGTAATATTGAGGCCTTCTGAGCTAATATTCCCAAGAACTGTGTCTGTTAGAAAGTAACTTAATCCCTTGAGCTGTAGACATTTGTCAGTCACCAAGAGGATTCATTTTTGTCATACATTTACTGATACTTGCTCTTTGCCAAGTATTATATTAAATGCAAAAATGAAAGACTTAATCTCTAACCTTAGAAAGCACACAACCCAGTAagggagattttaaaaactaaaaaaccaaACATGACTAAATATAATACTGTCTGATCAGTGCTTTAAAAGTGTGTACTGTGGCATTGGTTCTCCCTGGACCATTAGCAGCAAaatcacttgggaacttgttagaaatgcagattcacgGGCCCCACCCTAGACCTATGGAATCAGAAACGAGGTGGCACAGCAGTCAGTGTTTTAACAAGTTTTACAGGTGACTGTTGCATGAGTCTCAAAGTTTGAGAACCGCTGTGCGTTGGGAACAGAGGGAAGGAGTGATTAATATCTCCTGGACCAGTTTATAAATGTCGTTATCCATTGATTTGTGCCTTTGAAGAATAAATAGCCtttcataaaacagaaaaagaaaggaatcataTTCTCAGCGAACATCATGaacaaatgtaaaaaatagaTGTGTAGTGTGTTTGGAAAACACCTAGTTCAATATGACTAGACGTAGGCTTTTTAGGGCAAGTTATTAAAGATAAAGCTAGAGCGAGAGGGTGAAGCTCAATTGTTTAGGACTTTGAGCTTAGACTAGTGGTTCCCAAATTTATCTGCACATTGCAATTACCTAGGGAACTTAACAAACCCTGCCCATGTCCCTCCCCACTTGTGACTtagttggaatttttaaaagatccccaagtgattctaatgtgcaaacaagtttgggaaccactggcttAGACTATTTTATTTACTGGGAAAGATTTTTTAACATCAGAGTACACAATccgatttattttttataaatttatttattttatttatctatttttggctgcattgggtcttcgttgctgcgtgcaggatttctctagttgcggcgaccgggggctactctttgttgcgatgcgcaggcttctcattgcagtggcttctcttgttgggaagcacgggctctagagcgcaggctcagtagttgtggcgcacaggcttagttgctctgcggcatgtgggatcttcccggaccagggctcgaacccgtgtccccttcattggcaggcggattctcaaccactgcgccaccagggaagtcccacaatctgatttatgttttaggACAATAATTGGCATAGGGAGGGAAAATGGAAATAGGGAACCTGTTTATCCTTCACAATTCAAATAAGGTATCCTTTAGGAAGCTTTCATAACCACCTTCTTAACAAGTACAGATTATATACCTCTCCTGTGTGCTTCCCTTATCTTTTCATCTATCACATTCTATTGTAATTCTTACATAATTGTCTTCTCTACTAGACTGCAAGGGTAGAGAACTAtgcctaagtttgttttctatcctCGGCATTTAACACAGTGTCTGGTACAGAGTTGGGATTCCATAAATACTTTTTGATTAAATGACCAGTTAGATGATTATTTCAGTACAGGTATAAGGACCATAATTAGAGCTGTAGCCatagggaaaggagagaaggaaaagatctaagaACTATTTCAGGTTATACAATGTATAGGGTATTGTAAATGTGTGTGTAGGAAGTAAAGGAGAAGGCCTAGTCCAGGAACATGGTGAGATTTTTAGCTTGACTAACTGGTGATGCCATTAACAGAGAGAGTatagaggaagaagaatgaaTTTTAGGAGGAGATAATAAATTTGGTTTTTGTGGGGTTTAAGGCAATTGGAAACATCAGTCTAGCTCTAAGATAAGATTGGGGCTAGAGATAATGATTTAAGAGTCAACCAGTGTCTGGGTCCATTCGCAAGTATGGCTCTACATTAGAATTACCTGAGGggtgttttaaaatatacccaGTGTATAACCCCACTggagaccaattaaatcagaatctctgaggaaTGGGACCGAGGCATGAATACTTTTTAAAGGCTCTTCAGGAAATGATTCCATTGTGCACAGGGTTGAAGCCCATGGTAAAGTTTAAGGGAATCATGGAGAACCAAAAAGGAGGAGGTTTACAGTCAGAATCTGGAGGGATACCAACAGTTAAGGGTAAATTAGGAAGAAAGCCCGCAATGGAGACCCTTTTGTGGGCCAAGATACTGAGTCTTTGGTGCCCTActtttctttggctgcattgggtcttcgttgctgcgcgcaggctttctctagttgcggcgagtggaggctactctttattgcggtgtgtgggcttgtcattgcggtggcttctcgttgtggagcacgggctctaggcgcgtgggtttcagtagttgcagcatgtgggctcagtagttgtggctcacgggttctagagcgcaggctcagaagttgtggcacacaggcttagttgctccgtggcatgtgggatcttcctggaccaaggattgaacctgtgtcccctgcactggcaggtagattcttaaccactgtgccaccagggaagtcccctggtgcCCTACTTTTCTATTGTACAACTCTAGTGTTGGATCCACATGACTTCTGGGCATGACTGTGTTTTCAGCAGAACCTGAATTATCTACTCCTCCCACTTCTGGGAGTTGGCAACAATTCCCTTGCCTCCCATCTCCCTGCCACTAAAACCTAGACAAACTGATCTTACAAATCAGCAGGAGCCTAGGAGAGGATCCCAAAGGACAGTGGTTCCCATGTCTATTCACATTTGTAATGTACCCAAAGCTCAAATCTTTTCAAGTACATGTTCAATCTATTATTGTTATCTTGGGCTTTTGGTATAACATACCAGCAATAAATAGTGTTTCCCACTGAGCAGAAGTAGCTGGtagtttctcttatttttatttccttctgctgtcCCCCTTCCAGTTATAATAGCCATGTCTCAATTTCTCTACCTCCAATTGTGTTTTTGACTTACTTTTTACATGTAATGAAAGGAAAGGGTAGGCAGGAATGGGGTCATGCAAACAGTGCCAGGATGGAGGGCAGTAGCAGCAGGTGCCTCCAGACCTCCTCAGGACCAACTGATGATGGGTTGAGAGGGAGAGACAAGTTGCAGACTGGAGCCAGAGCTCTCAGGAGCCCAGGGATAAGGTAGGTTATAGAATAAACCCCCGTGTCCTCTTGGCTCAGTGAGAACAAAGAGTTTAGTTTGAGTTAAGCGTGTTATGAATCCAAGAGAAACCGTGTTGTAAGGAATTAGGTgggcaggaaaaaaacaaattgaaCTAAATTAAGATTAATAAAATACGGTTTCTGCCTTCAGGGGTTATTAGTCTAATGAGGGAGACATTTGTATAAATAACTAACAGAATGGCAAAATGAAATAATCTCTAAATAGGTatacaacaaaataaattattttctctaagaAGATGAGAAAGCTTTTGTGGAGAGATGGCATCTGGATTTAGCATCAAAAAGATGTGGAAAATCTCAGGTTGGCAGCTACAGGTTGGGGATGGCATTCTAGGCTGAGGAAGCAGCGTGAGTAAGGACTTGGTATTAATGTGTGTTCAGGGAGTAGTCAGTAAAGTAGTGTGGTTGGAGCATGTGGTACATGGAAAAATGATGGTTGAGGCTGTTATTTTAATGCTCCCATTTGTGTCACTGGTGTGATAAGGGCCTCTTCTTTCCCTGTATTAAGTGGGCCCAGATATTTCTCAGACTTACAGACCTCAGCTGCATCAGCTCTTAAACACAGTAGGGGTGGCACTACATTCTCCACTAAGGACCACGTAGGAATCACCCCTAGTTATTTTTTCCTACTGCAAATGACTTACCCCATTTGAAAATTCTGAAATGGCCCCTTGGTTGAGACTCACTGCCATAGGGAGCCACTGTTCTTTTGGGACTGTGCCATATCCCTCAGGTGTGTTgtggtagaagaaaaaaaaggttgagaaCATGACCATGACTATAAACTCCCCAAGAGCAAGGACTATATAATTAATTGCCTTTTTATTTCCCCACATATTACTCTTTGGTGCCTGGCCTCTATATGTTGGCAGTTAATGCTGTATTGTCACCATTTCACACCATTCTTACAGACACCAGTTATTTGGTCAGTTGACTTCTAATCATTGTGAAACTGGAAAAGAACAATAATGAGCCTAAGCCTCTAACTTCGTTTCCTGTCTTTATACAGAATCCTTACCATGGATGGGCTCATTGAGGACATAAAGCGACGGCGATACTACGAGAAGCCTTGCCGCCGGCGACAGAGGGAAAGCTATGAAACCTGCCGGCGAATCTACAACATGGAAATGGCTCGCAAGATCAACTTCTTGATGCGAAAGAATCGGGCGGATCCATGGCAGGGCTGCTGAGGCCTGTGGATAGGAGGCCCCATGTGAAAATCCTTATCCAGCTGTCTCCACCTCTTTTCTTCTCCCACCCCATTTTCTCTTACCTTTCTTACAATAAACTCAATCACATATATGCAAGAAGGCCTGCAGATATAGAAGCAATCCCACTAGTCAGCAATGGACACTTTCTTGTATTAAGTCAAAGAGAAACTGAGTCCAAAAGTAGTCtgggagtagaatggtggttgccaagggctggtgTTGGGAGGAGGGGAATGGGAAATTATTGTTTCATGagagcagagtttcagtttgggaagatgaaaaagttctggaggtggatagtGGTGATActtgcacaacaacgtgaatgtacttaatgccactgaactgtacacttaaatgattaaaataaattttatgttttgtatattttactgtaattttaaaaaaatatttatttatttatttggctgcgccaggtcttagttgcagcacacaggatcttcgttgccgcatgcgggatctttaattgtggcatgagggatctagttccctgaccagggatcgaatctgggctCCCTACATTGGGCACATGGAGCCTtagctgctggaccaccagggaagtccctatattttattgtaattttttaaaaagtagtctgAAGTgggaaatttttctaaaatgtagtgGAATATATCTACCGTGTCTAATTTTTATGAAACCCAAAGCAAGATCTTATTATTGGAAAAGGATCTATTCCTCTTTACTGAACTGCCTTCCAACTATTAGgtaaaaggaagaggaaacatgTATATATTTGGAATAAATTCTAATTCAGAAACACCCATCAACCAGGGTAGAGAGCTGAAACCCTTCCCCAAAGGAATCCTTAACACAATCTAACATTCACCCCTGTTTTGTCTTTCCTGTGGTTTTCCTAAAGGAGGCTAGTGGAGGGTTGGTGGAAAAGAAAGCAGTAGATGGATGGTAGGAAAGAGAGAATGGGGGAGTGTTAAGAGAAAGAAGGGCACAGAGCCTGAAATacctacagcagtggttctcaaagtgtgatcttcAGATCAGTAGCATCACCTGAGAAACtgctagaaatgcaaaatttGGGACCCGACTTTAGACCTTCTGAACTGGAAATTCAGGTCGAAGCCTGTCATGGCAATCTATTTTAACAAGCCCtgaaggtgattctgatgcaggctgAAATTGGAGAACCATTGCCCTATAGTACTCAAAAGAGATTCCAGGTGGAGGTCTCAGCTACCACCCCTGCCTCTCCTTAACAGGCATTCCTGGGCATGGGACTCTTGACAGCTGGGGCATCTCACCACTGTGGGAAGACCAGCTGCTCTGCTTCCTCTCCTGCTGTGTTTCCTCTGATCTTGGTCCCCTAACAGCCATGCCTGCTAGTATAAGGAGAGTTGGTGCCAACCCCTGTAGGAGAATGCAGAGGGTAGGTGGAAGTGGCTAGCCCACCTCTCCTCACCCTGAGTGGAGCCCACTCAGCATAGTGTTAAAAAAGGAAGTAAACAGAGCCGACTGCCAAGCCTCCTATCTCTCCAGATTACTAGTGTTCAAATATTGCCCCCTTGTGGTACAGTAGCGTGGCTTCAGATTTCTTCTAGTCTTAATTCTGTCTtcagtgtctttttctctctttcacagtAACCATACTTACTGATTAAACAGCAGATATGATGGAACCAGTGTACCTTGTTTCTCAGGGCTTGATTGTCTGTCTTCCACTCATCAGGAACAAGGCCCATGGTGAATAAATCATATTATTGGGCACAACATAGAAACAGCTTATAAACTGAAGATGTGGTCCTTGCCCTCTAGAAACTTACATTGTGGTTTGAGAAATTCTATATACAGACTGTCTTCAACTCTGTTACTTTTGTACAACCTCATTTTAATAAGTTAACAAATTAGACATTGATACTTCTGAATCACCTTTCAATCTCTGAATTTGGTCTTCAGTACATTACTTTTGAATGATTTTGAGCCACAGCATGGTATCACCTGTTGCCAATTGCTGTTGCTAAAGAATAAAGACCTGGCTTCTGCCAAAATGGTAGGGTATGTTTGTGATAGCAGAACTAGGTCTGTTACTTGGCAGCTTTTCTCTGAGGCTAAAGTTGCTTCTGTCTTCTCTCCAAAATACTAAGGGGTGGCTAAGGTCTGGAATTCGTCTCTGAAATTATCCCCTGCTTGTCCTAATCTCCAGTCCTGACCACTGTCCATGTTCCCTGGAGCAGTGAACAATGATGGGTTGTAGCAGGTAGCCAGCTGAAAAGGCCTCATGTGTGAGAAGGGGGTAGCTGGCTGGGTGAGGTCCCAATCAGCTTGTGCTGTCatggaaggaagaaaaaccttccactccctgctctgggaagctAGAAGATACCTCATGGTCACTTAATGAGTGGGGATTGCCCTGATCTTTTTATTCCTGCATCAACTTCAGGAGAGGGGTGCTTTAGTATTTACACAGTTACAGGGCAATAGATACGATACCTCCTACCTTGATCTTAGGCACCTATGACATCTCTTAGATGTCTACTGGATTACCTCTGTCAGGCACGTTTAGTACTCTGGAAACAGGTACCCCTTTAAAATTGGACTCTGTTGAGTAACTTTGACATTGTACTTTAAAGTTTTCAGAAGTGCACTAAGTACAAAATAAGTTTGCCTATATGTTAACTGAAAATACTAAGGAATAACTACTCActgtatacagtaagtcccctacatacaaaccgtCAAGTTGCGAACTTTTAAAGATGTGAATATgcgtgccagcccctgtatgccagctgttgtactgtactactgtacttttcaaggtactatactgtaagattaaaaatgttttattttttgtgtttatgtacatattatttgtgtgaaaagtattataaacctatcacagtacagtactatatagctgattgtgttagttgggtacctaggctaactttgttggacttaacgaacaaactggacttacgaacgttctcttggaacggaactcgttcatatgtaggggactatTACTTCAGACTGTATTAAATGTAGGTagttgaaggaaaaggaaaaggctgGAGCTTCTAGTATGTGCCAGCTACCTTATATGCATAGTTTTTTACAGTCAAAAAGATCtagatgcagggacttccctggtggtccagtcgttaagactcctcactcccagtgcagggggcccgggttcgatccctggttagggaacttgatcctgcatgccgcaactaaagatcccacatgccacaactaaagatcctgcatgcttcagctaagatcccaaatgccacaacgaagatcctgcacacggcaatgaagatcccacatgccgcaactaagacacagcgcagccaaatgcataaataaataaatattttaaaaatatataacatgaagtttaccattttaaccatttttaaatgtacaattgaGTGTTGTTATGTAACTATTACCACTatatatttccaaaactttttcatcacctgaAATAAACTAACCATTAAGCAATAatttcccaccctccaccccctgcctcccc is a window encoding:
- the MRPS21 gene encoding small ribosomal subunit protein bS21m — encoded protein: MAKHLKFIARTVMVQEGNVEGAYRTLNRILTMDGLIEDIKRRRYYEKPCRRRQRESYETCRRIYNMEMARKINFLMRKNRADPWQGC